Proteins encoded together in one Ipomoea triloba cultivar NCNSP0323 chromosome 4, ASM357664v1 window:
- the LOC116017285 gene encoding pectinesterase-like, whose amino-acid sequence MGTDTILSFIIIIICFAFPNAANTDPSSLCTQTPYPQLCESLFVAHNPQNSSTVRNLALGATLARAQSAHDHISAMGPTPFPSNQLANLAWADCVNLYEDTLDKVRRSAAASAATNDAQTWLSAAVTNHQTCRNGFTDFQLPFNFHPFQDIATDLLKHVSNSLAIINALALSSPPRSRAVGFPSWVSRSDRRLLRPNVAKSVADIVVAKDGSGNYDTVSQGLAAAVALSDGSSRFVIYVKRGVYEENVVVTNSMNNFMVVGDGIDATIITGNRSVGDGSTTFHSATFAVIGNGFMAREITFENTAGPENHQAVALRSGSDFSVFYRCSFKGYQDTLYVYSQRQFYGHCDIYGTVDFIFGDAIAVVQNCTIYVRKPMTSQKNFVTAQGRSDPNQNTGIVILNSHVTATSDLGPVQGSFPTYLGRPWEKYSRTVFLMCTLDSLIDRDGWFPMVGNYAQTLYYGEYMNTGDGAQISGRVKWPGYHVITSAIVAQKLSVGDFLACITD is encoded by the exons atgGGCACAGATACCATTCTTTCCTTCATCATTATAATAATCTGCTTTGCTTTCCCAAATGCAGCAAATACCGACCCATCATCACTATGTACCCAAACTCCATACCCTCAACTTTGCGAGTCTCTCTTTGTTGCCCATAACCCACAAAATAGCTCCACCGTCCGGAATTTAGCCCTCGGCGCAACACTAGCTCGCGCTCAAAGCGCCCATGACCACATTTCTGCTATGGGCCCCACCCCATTCCCATCCAACCAACTAGCCAATTTAGCCTGGGCAGATTGCGTCAATCTCTACGAAGACACGCTCGACAAAGTCCGCCGTTCCGCCGCCGCATCCGCCGCCACCAACGACGCCCAAACGTGGCTAAGCGCCGCCgtcaccaaccaccaaacctgCCGCAACGGCTTCACAGATTTCCAATTACCCTTCAATTTCCACCCCTTCCAAGACATAGCCACTGACCTCTTAAAGCACGTTTCCAACTCGCTCGCCATAATCAACGCGCTCGCTCTATCTTCGCCGCCGCGCTCGCGGGCCGTGGGGTTTCCGAGCTGGGTTTCGAGGTCCGACAGGAGGCTCCTGCGGCCTAATGTTGCGAAGAGTGTCGCGGATATCGTGGTCGCGAAAGATGGGTCGGGCAATTACGACACCGTTTCCCAAGGCTTGGCCGCGGCGGTGGCGCTTAGTGATGGCAGTAGTAGATTTGTGATATATGTGAAAAGAGGCGTTTATGAGGAAAATGTGGTGGTTACGAATTCGATGAATAATTTTATGGTGGTTGGAGATGGGATCGATGCTACTATTATAACTGGGAATAGAAGCGTTGGAGATGGCTCTACAACTTTCCATTCCGCCACTTTTG CCGTGATAGGAAATGGTTTTATGGCACGAGAGATAACATTTGAGAACACCGCCGGGCCTGAGAACCACCAAGCGGTGGCGCTTCGTTCCGGCTCGGATTTCTCAGTTTTTTACCGATGCAGCTTTAAGGGCTACCAGGACACACTCTACGTATACTCTCAGCGACAATTCTACGGGCATTGTGACATATATGGGACGGTGGACTTCATATTTGGCGACGCCATCGCCGTGGTGCAAAACTGCACCATTTACGTAAGGAAACCTATGACCAGCCAGAAAAATTTTGTGACGGCCCAAGGGAGGAGTgaccctaaccaaaacaccggAATTGTAATCCTCAATTCCCATGTGACTGCAACCTCGGACTTGGGACCGGTGCAGGGCTCGTTCCCAACTTATCTGGGTAGGCCATGGGAAAAATATTCGAGAACGGTGTTTTTAATGTGTACACTTGACAGTTTGATCGATCGAGATGGCTGGTTTCCGATGGTTGGGAACTATGCTCAAACGTTGTACTATGGGGAGTATATGAACACCGGCGATGGTGCTCAAATAAGTGGCCGGGTGAAATGGCCAGGGTACCATGTAATCACAAGCGCTATCGTAGCCCAAAAATTATCGGTCGGCGACTTTTTGGCCTGTATAACGGATtga